One Helianthus annuus cultivar XRQ/B chromosome 12, HanXRQr2.0-SUNRISE, whole genome shotgun sequence genomic region harbors:
- the LOC110919047 gene encoding uncharacterized protein LOC110919047 has product MFDCKPHYINILPHFNGRSNDEPYTHLAEFSSICNIIGGHNFALEGVKLRLFQFSLKDKAKQWFLTLPANSIRTWGEMQQAFLDEYYSMAKTDDARDEIRSFRQLSSEPLHEAFPRFKELMRRCPHHQIEKWELVKCFVRGLDDATWNRLESTSNGTLLSNHEDDDWEFLERISKRSKEKESADRAKEHPVSRSLPDLDSKDRISTLEREIAHMKKKEVNAVQFTVCEDCGDIGHRTDQCPTGPGEYTEEVNQVSGDRKNNDMNSNTYHPGLRNHPNF; this is encoded by the coding sequence atgtttgattgtaaaccgcatTACATCAATATACTTCCCCACTTCAATGGGAGGTCTAATGATGAGCCGTATACGCACTTGGCGGAGTTTTCTTCCATTTGCAACATTATTGGGGGGCACAACTTTGCACTAGAGGGGGTCAAACTTCGCTTGTTTCAATTTTCGTTGAAAGACAAGGCAAAGCAATGGTTTCTCACACTTCCGGCAAATAGTATCCGGACATGGGGTGAAATGCAACAAGCCTTTTTAGACGAATACTATTCGATGGCGAAGACCGACGACGCTAGGGATGAAATAAGGTCATTTCGGCAACTATCGAGTGAACCGTTGCATGAAGCGTTCCCTCGATTTAAAGAATtgatgaggagatgcccacatcaccaaatagaaaagtgGGAATTGGTGAAGTGCTTTGTACGTGGTTTGGATGACGCGACATGGAATCGTCTCGAGTCAACGAGCAACGGGACTCTTTTGAGCAATCATGAAGATGACGATTGGGAATTTCTTGAGCGGATCAGCAAACGGtcaaaggaaaaggaatcggCCGACCGAGCCAAGGAACATCCTGTTTCCCGATCACTACCCGACCTTGATTCTAAGGATCGGATTTCCACTTTAGAACGGGAAATAGCGCATATGAAAAAGAAAGAGGTAAATGCGGTCCAATTCACGGTATGTGAGGATTGTGGAGATATTGGCCATAGGACCGATCAATGTCCAACGGGGCCGGGTGAGTACACCGAGGAAGTGAATCAAGTGTCCGGGGATAGAAAAAATAATGACATGAATTCGAACACCTATCATCCCGGATTGAGAAACCATCCCAATTTCTGA